The Linepithema humile isolate Giens D197 chromosome 2, Lhum_UNIL_v1.0, whole genome shotgun sequence genome has a segment encoding these proteins:
- the Set gene encoding protein SET isoform X1: MSSPSKKAKELEDPGSGEGDIRDYDIEIQKTLEEIDGCQNQIDGLNEKASDEILEVEKKYNKLRKPYFQKRNDIIKRIPNFWVTAFVNNKEIAEILEEDEEDALRFLNKLEVEEFEDIKSGYRINFHFDENPYFENDVLTKEFHLGSSGDPASQSTTIRWKEGGDLTKKAKTKAPMKGRKRPLKHRSFFDWFTDHGDPSSDEIAELIKDDMWPNPLQYYLAPDIDVENGIEGDGEECESDEEEEEEDGADDGDEGGEGEEGDDSIVVVEDDVDEDDDEEEAVNDEDDGVNEEDDLLVDDEVDREEGEEPE, from the exons ATGTCGTCGCCGAGCAAGAAGGCCAAGGAACTGGAGGATCCGGGCTCCGGCGAGGGAGACATACGTGACTACGACATCGAGATACAGAAAACCCTCGAGGAGATCGACGGGTGCCAGAATCAAATCGATGGCCTGAATGAGAAGGCCAGCGATGAGATCCTCGAGGTCGAGAAGAAGTATAACAAGCTGCGCAAGCCCTACTTCCAGAAGCGTAACGACATCATCAAGAGGATACCCAATTTCTGGGTCACTGCT TTTGTAAACAACAAAGAAATAGCAGAAATATTGGAGGAAGATGAGGAAGATGCACTGAGATTCCTAAACAAATTAGAAGTTGAAGAATTTGAAGATATCAAATCTGGctatagaattaattttcactTTGATGAGAATccatattttgaaaatgatgTCTTAACAAAAGAATTTCATTTAGGATCATCTG GAGATCCAGCATCTCAAAGTACAACCATTCGTTGGAAAGAAGGTGGAGATTTAACAAAGAAAGCAAAAACCAAAGCACCAATGAAAGGACGTAAAAGGCCACTCAAACACAGATCATTCTTCGATTGGTTCACGGATCATGGAGACCCGAGTTCAGATGAAATAGCCGAACTAATTAAAGATGACATGTGGCCTAACCCATTGCAG TATTACCTGGCTCCAGATATAGATGTTGAGAACGGTATTGAAGGAGATGGTGAAGAATGCGAGAGTGatgaagaggaggaggaagaagatgGTGCGGACGACGGCGATgaaggaggagaaggagaagaagGAGACGACAGTATAGTAGTTGTCGAGGATGATGTGGATGAGGATGATGATGAAGAGGAGGCTGTGAATGATGAAGATGATGGTGTAAATGAGGAGGATGATTTACTGGTAGACGATGAAGTAGATCGCGAAG AGGGAGAGGAACCTGAATAG
- the Set gene encoding protein SET isoform X2, with amino-acid sequence MSSPSKKAKELEDPGSGEGDIRDYDIEIQKTLEEIDGCQNQIDGLNEKASDEILEVEKKYNKLRKPYFQKRNDIIKRIPNFWVTAFVNNKEIAEILEEDEEDALRFLNKLEVEEFEDIKSGYRINFHFDENPYFENDVLTKEFHLGSSASQSTTIRWKEGGDLTKKAKTKAPMKGRKRPLKHRSFFDWFTDHGDPSSDEIAELIKDDMWPNPLQYYLAPDIDVENGIEGDGEECESDEEEEEEDGADDGDEGGEGEEGDDSIVVVEDDVDEDDDEEEAVNDEDDGVNEEDDLLVDDEVDREEGEEPE; translated from the exons ATGTCGTCGCCGAGCAAGAAGGCCAAGGAACTGGAGGATCCGGGCTCCGGCGAGGGAGACATACGTGACTACGACATCGAGATACAGAAAACCCTCGAGGAGATCGACGGGTGCCAGAATCAAATCGATGGCCTGAATGAGAAGGCCAGCGATGAGATCCTCGAGGTCGAGAAGAAGTATAACAAGCTGCGCAAGCCCTACTTCCAGAAGCGTAACGACATCATCAAGAGGATACCCAATTTCTGGGTCACTGCT TTTGTAAACAACAAAGAAATAGCAGAAATATTGGAGGAAGATGAGGAAGATGCACTGAGATTCCTAAACAAATTAGAAGTTGAAGAATTTGAAGATATCAAATCTGGctatagaattaattttcactTTGATGAGAATccatattttgaaaatgatgTCTTAACAAAAGAATTTCATTTAGGATCATCTG CATCTCAAAGTACAACCATTCGTTGGAAAGAAGGTGGAGATTTAACAAAGAAAGCAAAAACCAAAGCACCAATGAAAGGACGTAAAAGGCCACTCAAACACAGATCATTCTTCGATTGGTTCACGGATCATGGAGACCCGAGTTCAGATGAAATAGCCGAACTAATTAAAGATGACATGTGGCCTAACCCATTGCAG TATTACCTGGCTCCAGATATAGATGTTGAGAACGGTATTGAAGGAGATGGTGAAGAATGCGAGAGTGatgaagaggaggaggaagaagatgGTGCGGACGACGGCGATgaaggaggagaaggagaagaagGAGACGACAGTATAGTAGTTGTCGAGGATGATGTGGATGAGGATGATGATGAAGAGGAGGCTGTGAATGATGAAGATGATGGTGTAAATGAGGAGGATGATTTACTGGTAGACGATGAAGTAGATCGCGAAG AGGGAGAGGAACCTGAATAG